A stretch of Microbacterium sp. 4R-513 DNA encodes these proteins:
- a CDS encoding MaoC family dehydratase N-terminal domain-containing protein, with the protein MPVNPELVGRDFPPTSPYLVGREKVREFARAVFAGDPQHTDPAAAQALGYTDVVAPPTFAIVVQEHTLQQLLAQPDSGIVLQNVLHAEQRFSYTRPIVAGDELTGKLAVTGIRTLGGNAMVTSESVITDASGAHVVTATSVLLVGEGEQ; encoded by the coding sequence GTGCCAGTGAACCCCGAGCTCGTCGGGCGGGACTTCCCGCCGACGTCGCCCTACCTCGTCGGCCGCGAGAAGGTCCGCGAGTTCGCGCGCGCCGTCTTCGCCGGCGACCCCCAGCACACCGACCCGGCCGCCGCGCAGGCGCTCGGCTACACGGACGTCGTCGCGCCGCCGACCTTCGCGATCGTGGTGCAGGAGCACACGCTGCAGCAGCTCCTCGCCCAGCCCGACTCGGGGATCGTGCTGCAGAACGTCCTGCACGCCGAGCAGCGCTTCTCCTATACCCGCCCGATCGTCGCTGGCGATGAGCTCACAGGAAAGCTGGCCGTGACCGGCATCCGAACCCTCGGAGGAAACGCCATGGTCACGAGCGAATCGGTCATCACGGATGCCTCCGGCGCCCACGTCGTGACCGCGACATCCGTCCTCCTCGTCGGGGAGGGGGAGCAGTGA
- a CDS encoding PDDEXK nuclease domain-containing protein has product MIVRADPSGGSTRPARGWCESRLAANLGAKLVPPSKPRSQRDRRVGSRRSLVVQQGVGRNARKFDPRDAGQLGFYVALVDDRLRLPDRHAPTVGILLVAAENETVVRHALAGTAQPVAVSRYELSPADQAALPAGEALTRLADEIAESGEAS; this is encoded by the coding sequence TTGATCGTTCGTGCTGATCCCTCGGGTGGATCGACGCGACCGGCCCGGGGCTGGTGTGAATCTAGGCTCGCCGCGAACCTCGGGGCAAAGCTCGTTCCACCCAGTAAGCCGCGGTCTCAGCGGGACCGGCGTGTCGGGTCTCGACGGTCGCTCGTCGTCCAACAGGGCGTTGGACGAAACGCGCGCAAGTTCGATCCGAGGGATGCCGGTCAGCTCGGCTTCTACGTCGCGCTCGTGGACGATCGGCTCCGGCTGCCCGACCGGCACGCGCCGACCGTCGGCATCCTGCTCGTCGCGGCCGAGAACGAGACCGTCGTGCGGCACGCGCTCGCCGGCACGGCGCAGCCCGTCGCCGTGAGCCGATACGAGCTCTCGCCGGCCGACCAGGCGGCGCTGCCGGCCGGGGAGGCCCTCACTCGGCTCGCCGACGAGATCGCGGAGTCGGGCGAAGCGTCGTGA
- a CDS encoding S1 family peptidase, with product MLARFARWALLPAALAVTATALVAAPAGAVTGPNITPDFEHEYVGLVAFYDEDGTFLHRCTGTLLSPEVFLTAGHCVAGDDEGNVAASARIWFEQDAGVDYDPVTDTPATSGYPYTGGVTSTMLYNYGFTDLSSIPETHDVGLIVLEPGAVEAAYPDIDTYGALAPVGAADALGTGVDAVVTVSGYGVTRTNGKNGQNTVSYRERLTGQTFIINARNQNTAGYNLQLASNFGQGRVGTCFGDSGGPIFAGDTNTVVAVNSWVKNYSCGGQGFPYRVDTVEVQAWMESVLAPLGLWDDIAPR from the coding sequence ATGCTTGCCAGATTCGCTCGCTGGGCACTGCTGCCGGCTGCCTTGGCGGTGACAGCCACCGCATTGGTGGCTGCACCCGCCGGCGCCGTCACCGGCCCGAACATCACACCCGACTTCGAACACGAATACGTGGGACTGGTCGCCTTCTACGACGAGGACGGGACGTTCCTGCATCGATGCACGGGGACGCTGCTGTCCCCCGAGGTCTTCCTCACGGCGGGGCACTGCGTCGCCGGTGACGACGAGGGCAACGTGGCCGCCTCGGCACGGATCTGGTTCGAGCAGGACGCGGGTGTCGACTACGACCCCGTGACGGACACCCCGGCGACTTCGGGCTACCCCTACACCGGTGGCGTCACGTCGACGATGCTCTACAACTACGGGTTCACCGACCTGTCGAGCATTCCCGAGACCCACGATGTCGGCCTCATCGTGCTGGAGCCGGGCGCCGTCGAGGCCGCCTATCCCGACATCGACACCTATGGGGCCCTCGCCCCGGTCGGCGCCGCGGACGCGCTCGGCACCGGCGTCGACGCGGTCGTTACCGTCTCGGGTTACGGGGTCACCCGCACGAACGGCAAGAACGGGCAGAACACGGTCTCGTACCGCGAGCGGCTGACCGGTCAGACCTTCATCATCAACGCTCGGAACCAGAACACCGCGGGGTACAACCTGCAGTTGGCATCCAACTTCGGCCAGGGTCGCGTCGGCACCTGCTTCGGCGACTCCGGCGGGCCGATCTTCGCGGGCGACACGAACACCGTGGTCGCGGTCAACTCCTGGGTGAAGAACTACAGCTGCGGCGGCCAGGGCTTCCCCTATCGCGTCGACACCGTCGAGGTGCAGGCGTGGATGGAGTCGGTCCTCGCACCGCTCGGACTGTGGGACGACATCGCACCCCGGTAG
- a CDS encoding VOC family protein has translation MSIRLENVGIAVRDLEATIAFFTDLGLSVVGRDTVSGEWTDTAVGLDGNHANIAMLQTPDGAGQLELFEYIHPEAIETEPTLPNEIGMHRVAFSVDDLDEALAIAARHGCHPLRGVANYRDVYKLTYVRGPSGILVMLAQDLSRNPDRT, from the coding sequence ATGTCCATCAGACTCGAGAACGTCGGCATCGCCGTGCGGGACCTTGAAGCGACGATCGCCTTCTTCACGGACCTCGGACTCTCGGTCGTCGGCCGGGACACCGTGAGCGGCGAGTGGACCGACACGGCGGTCGGTCTCGACGGGAACCACGCCAACATCGCGATGCTCCAGACTCCGGACGGCGCAGGTCAGCTGGAGCTCTTCGAATACATCCACCCGGAGGCGATCGAGACCGAGCCGACCCTCCCCAACGAGATCGGCATGCACCGGGTCGCATTCTCGGTGGACGACCTCGACGAAGCCCTCGCGATCGCCGCCCGTCACGGCTGCCATCCGCTGCGGGGCGTCGCGAACTACCGCGACGTCTACAAGCTAACCTATGTGCGCGGCCCGAGCGGGATCCTGGTGATGCTCGCGCAGGATCTGAGCCGGAATCCCGACCGGACATAG
- a CDS encoding UDP-N-acetylmuramate dehydrogenase, whose translation MPDVEPLPLAQLTTLRTGGVAARMIDAHTRDELVGALLEVWGDGGPWLVLGGGSNLFVGDEPFDGAVVRILTKGIERMPSPRPGFARLRVEAGHDWDSLVGFAVEQGLAGIEAMSGIPGTVGAAPVQNIGAYGQEIVQTLVEVELLDESTGEVTTVPAAELGLGFRTSVLKHHYGSAPLRSAVILSVTLELAEVGHEERPIAGSQLRTALGLAEGQGVTVAWIRDHVLATRRRKGMVLDDADPDTWSAGSFFQNAVVSASFARTLPDECPRWPVAPDLDPVLVIPLASFDGYVPAPVTHQPDVKVSAAWLIEHSGISKGFKLPRSRAALSTKHALALTNRGDATAAELAELARFIQGRVQSEFGLVLQPEPVLLGVEL comes from the coding sequence ATGCCCGACGTCGAGCCGCTCCCGCTCGCGCAGCTCACGACGCTGCGCACCGGCGGTGTCGCCGCGCGCATGATCGACGCGCACACGCGCGACGAGCTCGTCGGTGCGCTCCTCGAGGTGTGGGGCGACGGCGGCCCCTGGCTCGTGCTCGGCGGCGGCTCGAACCTGTTCGTCGGCGACGAGCCCTTCGACGGCGCCGTCGTGCGCATCCTCACGAAGGGCATCGAACGGATGCCTTCACCCCGGCCCGGCTTCGCCCGCCTCCGCGTCGAGGCGGGGCACGACTGGGACTCCCTCGTCGGCTTCGCGGTCGAGCAGGGGCTCGCCGGGATCGAGGCGATGTCGGGAATCCCCGGCACGGTCGGCGCCGCACCTGTGCAGAACATCGGCGCCTACGGTCAGGAGATCGTGCAGACGCTCGTCGAGGTCGAGCTGCTCGACGAGTCGACGGGCGAGGTCACGACCGTGCCGGCTGCTGAGCTCGGCCTCGGCTTCCGCACGTCTGTGCTCAAGCACCACTACGGCTCGGCGCCGCTCCGCTCCGCGGTCATCCTGTCGGTGACGCTCGAGCTCGCGGAGGTCGGCCACGAGGAACGGCCGATTGCGGGATCGCAGCTGCGCACCGCTCTCGGCCTCGCCGAGGGTCAGGGCGTCACGGTGGCCTGGATCCGCGACCACGTGCTCGCGACCCGCCGCCGCAAGGGCATGGTGCTCGACGACGCCGACCCCGACACGTGGAGTGCCGGGTCGTTCTTCCAGAACGCCGTGGTCTCGGCATCCTTCGCACGCACTCTGCCCGACGAGTGCCCGCGGTGGCCCGTCGCCCCGGACCTCGACCCGGTACTCGTCATCCCGCTCGCGTCGTTCGACGGCTACGTGCCCGCGCCCGTGACCCACCAGCCCGACGTCAAAGTCAGCGCCGCGTGGCTCATCGAGCACTCGGGCATCAGCAAGGGCTTCAAGCTCCCGCGCTCGCGCGCCGCACTGTCGACCAAGCACGCGCTCGCCCTCACGAACCGAGGCGATGCCACGGCGGCAGAGCTCGCCGAGCTCGCGCGCTTCATCCAGGGCCGTGTGCAGTCGGAGTTCGGCCTCGTGCTCCAGCCCGAGCCGGTGCTCCTGGGCGTCGAGCTCTGA
- a CDS encoding methyltransferase domain-containing protein — MSNTTPTGPAVTATPEDRALKAKHAAMWASGSYPTVVEDVVGGLGGLLVEALDVQPGERVLDVAAGTGTSAIPAARRGADVVATDLTPELLDVGRAAASAEHVDITWQTADAESLPFADFSFDVVLSAIGVMFAPHHQLAADELVRVARPGARIGVLSWTPNGFIGEMFSLMKPYAPPPPAGASPAPLWGLADHVRMLFGERVTDLVASQQTLRVERFAKGAEFRDFFKANYGPTISVYRFIADDADKVAALDAELAALGDRSLRDGVMGWEYLLVTGRRA, encoded by the coding sequence ATGTCCAACACCACCCCCACAGGACCCGCCGTGACGGCCACGCCCGAAGATCGCGCACTCAAGGCGAAGCACGCCGCGATGTGGGCGAGCGGAAGCTACCCGACCGTCGTCGAGGACGTCGTCGGCGGGCTCGGCGGCCTACTCGTCGAAGCGCTCGACGTACAGCCCGGCGAGCGCGTCCTCGATGTCGCCGCGGGCACGGGCACCTCGGCGATCCCGGCTGCACGCCGGGGAGCCGACGTCGTCGCGACCGACCTGACGCCCGAGCTGCTCGATGTCGGTCGGGCCGCGGCATCCGCCGAGCATGTCGACATCACCTGGCAGACCGCGGATGCCGAGTCGCTGCCCTTCGCGGACTTCTCGTTCGACGTCGTGCTGTCGGCGATCGGCGTCATGTTCGCCCCGCACCACCAGCTCGCGGCGGACGAGCTTGTCCGGGTCGCCCGTCCGGGCGCGCGGATCGGGGTCCTGAGCTGGACGCCGAACGGCTTCATCGGCGAGATGTTCTCGCTCATGAAGCCGTATGCCCCGCCGCCCCCGGCCGGCGCCTCGCCCGCGCCTCTCTGGGGCCTCGCGGACCACGTGCGCATGCTGTTCGGCGAGCGCGTCACCGACCTCGTCGCCAGCCAGCAGACGCTGCGCGTCGAGCGCTTCGCGAAGGGAGCCGAGTTCCGCGACTTCTTCAAGGCGAACTACGGCCCGACGATCTCGGTCTACCGATTCATCGCCGACGACGCCGACAAGGTCGCCGCCCTCGACGCCGAGCTCGCGGCGCTGGGGGACCGGTCTCTGCGAGACGGCGTCATGGGGTGGGAGTACCTGCTCGTCACGGGGCGGCGGGCCTGA
- a CDS encoding glucose-6-phosphate dehydrogenase has protein sequence MRITESADWRDALPFESPMLLADVVPGGPARCAGCGPDVDPRPRDELWAYKHRHPNNHAGYVRFYCAAHVPAARRAPVAPSAPVRRERARSAPRVSAPARRAPDLDTTRAMCPDCFIEVAANGVCGVCGRQVA, from the coding sequence ATGAGGATCACCGAGTCGGCCGACTGGCGGGATGCCCTCCCGTTCGAGTCCCCCATGCTGCTGGCCGACGTCGTCCCCGGCGGGCCCGCTCGCTGCGCGGGCTGCGGACCCGACGTCGACCCGCGGCCGCGCGACGAGCTGTGGGCGTACAAGCACCGGCATCCCAACAACCATGCCGGGTACGTGCGGTTCTACTGCGCGGCGCACGTTCCCGCCGCGCGGCGCGCCCCGGTCGCTCCCTCGGCGCCGGTGCGCCGGGAGCGGGCGCGATCCGCGCCGCGCGTCTCGGCGCCCGCCCGGCGCGCACCCGACCTCGACACGACGCGCGCGATGTGCCCCGACTGCTTCATCGAGGTGGCCGCCAACGGCGTGTGCGGCGTGTGCGGCCGCCAGGTGGCCTGA
- a CDS encoding RNA polymerase sigma-70 factor: protein MGARVDDPFVTHRNLLFTVAYEMLGSAADAEDVLQESWLRWDGVDRSLVREPRAYLVRIVTRQALNHLRSTARRREDYVGEWLPEPLLTSPDVADDVELAESLSIAMLTVLETLTPSERAVFVLREVFDVPYDEIADAVGKSPAAVRQIAHRAKDHVAARRPRVRVVPAEHEVVVAQLVAALNTGDLQGLMDVLAPDVVSVADSGGKVRGAARRPIVGADRLARYLIGGMAKVEGVLVASPMWVNGQPGIRMELDGQLVGAVSLTVEEGRITRVFSIANPDKLGRLEEEAALAR, encoded by the coding sequence ATGGGCGCCCGCGTCGACGATCCCTTCGTGACTCATCGGAATCTGCTGTTCACCGTCGCGTACGAGATGCTCGGCTCCGCCGCCGATGCCGAGGACGTGCTGCAGGAGTCGTGGCTGCGGTGGGACGGGGTGGACCGCTCGCTGGTGCGCGAGCCGCGCGCGTACCTCGTGCGGATCGTGACGCGGCAGGCGCTCAACCACCTCCGCTCGACGGCTCGCCGCCGCGAGGACTACGTGGGGGAGTGGCTGCCCGAGCCGCTTCTCACGAGCCCGGACGTGGCCGACGACGTGGAGCTCGCCGAGAGCCTCTCGATCGCGATGCTCACGGTTCTCGAGACGCTCACGCCCTCGGAGCGGGCGGTCTTCGTGCTGCGCGAGGTGTTCGACGTGCCGTACGACGAGATCGCGGATGCCGTGGGGAAGAGCCCTGCGGCGGTGCGTCAGATCGCGCACCGCGCGAAGGACCACGTCGCCGCCCGTCGACCGCGCGTGCGGGTCGTGCCGGCAGAGCACGAGGTCGTGGTCGCGCAGCTCGTGGCCGCGCTCAACACGGGCGATCTGCAGGGGCTCATGGACGTGCTGGCCCCGGACGTCGTCTCGGTCGCCGACAGCGGTGGCAAGGTGCGCGGCGCGGCCCGGCGGCCGATCGTCGGCGCCGACCGCCTCGCCCGCTACCTCATCGGCGGCATGGCGAAGGTCGAGGGCGTCCTCGTGGCGAGCCCGATGTGGGTCAACGGGCAGCCGGGGATCCGGATGGAGCTCGACGGGCAGCTGGTCGGCGCCGTGAGTCTCACGGTGGAGGAGGGACGGATCACCCGGGTCTTCTCCATCGCGAACCCCGACAAGCTCGGGCGGCTCGAGGAGGAGGCCGCCCTCGCGCGCTGA
- a CDS encoding MaoC/PaaZ C-terminal domain-containing protein, giving the protein MTDASTSSGTGIAVGDVVAERTVHLTRESLVRYAGASGDFNPIHYRDDIATSVGLPGVLAHGMLTMGLAVETIVPWLGDAGRILEYGVRFTRPVVVDAESGADVAISAKVGAVDDETARIDLTVSHADTTVLGKAQVRVRLA; this is encoded by the coding sequence GTGACCGACGCGTCGACGAGCTCAGGGACCGGGATCGCCGTCGGCGACGTCGTCGCCGAGCGCACCGTGCACCTCACCCGCGAGTCGCTCGTGCGATATGCCGGCGCCTCGGGCGACTTCAACCCCATCCACTACCGCGACGACATAGCGACGTCGGTCGGGCTGCCCGGCGTGCTGGCGCACGGCATGCTCACGATGGGGCTCGCCGTCGAGACGATCGTGCCCTGGCTCGGCGACGCCGGACGCATCCTGGAGTACGGCGTGCGGTTCACGCGACCCGTCGTCGTCGACGCCGAGTCCGGTGCCGATGTCGCGATCTCCGCGAAGGTCGGCGCCGTCGACGACGAGACCGCCCGCATCGATCTGACGGTGTCGCACGCCGACACGACGGTGCTCGGCAAGGCGCAGGTCCGCGTCCGTCTCGCGTAG
- a CDS encoding PPOX class F420-dependent oxidoreductase has translation MRTLTAAGQDFMRERHLATLSTLAPWGGIHSVPVGVTLHEGVLRIISSRGSQKVRNLRRDGTATVSQFDGARWVTFQGAGTVHDDPDEVALAVALYAGRYRQPRENPLRVAIQIVPTRLMGSAGLID, from the coding sequence GTGCGTACTCTGACGGCGGCGGGACAGGACTTCATGCGGGAGCGGCACCTGGCGACGCTTTCAACGCTCGCACCGTGGGGCGGCATCCACTCAGTTCCGGTCGGAGTGACGCTCCACGAGGGCGTTCTGCGGATCATCTCCTCGCGCGGATCTCAGAAGGTGCGCAACCTGCGACGGGACGGCACCGCGACCGTGAGCCAGTTCGACGGCGCTCGCTGGGTCACCTTCCAAGGCGCGGGCACGGTACACGACGATCCCGATGAGGTGGCGCTCGCCGTGGCGCTCTACGCCGGTCGATACCGTCAGCCGCGCGAGAATCCGCTCCGCGTCGCGATTCAGATCGTGCCCACGCGACTGATGGGGAGCGCCGGACTGATCGACTGA
- a CDS encoding sulfite exporter TauE/SafE family protein has product MSDATVGAARTPRFFLTCVGIGLLAGLLSGLFGVGGGTVIVPLLVLILKFDQRLAAGTSLAAIVPTATVGVISYAIHGSVAWIPALILAVGAVGGAQVGTWLLPRLSQTVLRWCFVGFLVLVIVSLFLVIPSRDAELPLTFVTIVGLVVLGVVTGTLAGLLGVGGGIIVVPALMIVFGTSDLIAKGTSLLMMIPTAISGTIGNFRRRNVDLLAAALVGLAACTTTALGAWIATLVDPFVGNVLFAVFLTFIAVQMAVRAVRGRAR; this is encoded by the coding sequence GTGAGCGATGCGACTGTCGGCGCGGCGCGAACGCCCCGCTTCTTCCTCACGTGCGTCGGCATCGGCCTTCTGGCGGGGCTGCTCTCGGGCCTCTTCGGCGTGGGAGGGGGCACCGTCATCGTGCCGCTCCTGGTGCTCATCCTCAAGTTCGACCAGCGACTCGCGGCCGGCACCTCCCTCGCGGCCATCGTGCCGACAGCGACGGTCGGCGTCATCTCCTACGCGATCCACGGGTCGGTCGCCTGGATCCCGGCGCTCATCCTCGCGGTCGGCGCGGTCGGCGGCGCGCAGGTCGGCACGTGGCTGCTCCCGCGGCTGTCCCAGACGGTGCTGCGGTGGTGCTTCGTCGGCTTCCTCGTGCTCGTCATCGTGAGCCTCTTCCTCGTCATCCCCTCCCGCGACGCCGAACTGCCGCTCACGTTCGTCACGATCGTGGGCCTGGTCGTCCTGGGGGTCGTCACGGGGACGCTCGCGGGCCTGCTCGGTGTCGGCGGAGGCATCATCGTCGTGCCGGCGCTCATGATCGTGTTCGGCACGAGCGACCTCATCGCCAAGGGCACCTCGCTGCTCATGATGATCCCCACGGCGATCTCCGGAACGATCGGCAACTTCCGCCGCCGCAACGTGGATCTCCTCGCGGCGGCCCTCGTCGGCCTCGCCGCCTGCACGACGACGGCGCTCGGCGCCTGGATCGCCACCCTCGTGGACCCCTTCGTCGGCAACGTCCTCTTCGCCGTCTTCCTCACCTTCATCGCGGTGCAGATGGCGGTCCGGGCCGTCCGCGGCCGCGCTCGCTGA
- a CDS encoding carboxymuconolactone decarboxylase family protein, with translation MTTGTRIPPTEVDGLYGALITFAAKRMTGKVPDSLGILWHNKAVMKDAMSIGGKTERWKALDPQLASYAAMAAAAEIGCSFCLDLNYFLAHDHGLDAGKAREVPRWREASVFSSLERMVMEYAEAASQTPPAVTDELSDALLAELGAAALVELAARVAFMNMSARMNIALGIRSEQFADACGLPPLATRSAVSDAA, from the coding sequence ATGACCACCGGCACCCGCATCCCGCCCACCGAGGTCGACGGCCTCTACGGAGCCCTCATCACCTTCGCCGCGAAGAGGATGACGGGGAAGGTCCCCGACTCGCTCGGCATCCTGTGGCACAACAAGGCCGTCATGAAGGACGCCATGAGCATCGGCGGCAAGACCGAGCGGTGGAAGGCGCTCGACCCCCAGCTCGCCTCGTACGCCGCGATGGCCGCCGCCGCCGAGATCGGGTGCAGCTTCTGCCTCGACCTCAATTACTTCCTGGCGCACGACCACGGGCTGGACGCCGGCAAGGCCCGCGAGGTCCCACGGTGGCGCGAGGCATCCGTCTTCTCGTCCCTCGAGCGGATGGTGATGGAGTACGCCGAGGCCGCGAGCCAGACGCCCCCGGCGGTCACCGATGAGCTCTCCGACGCGCTGCTCGCCGAGCTCGGCGCGGCCGCACTCGTCGAGCTCGCCGCCCGGGTGGCCTTCATGAACATGTCGGCGCGCATGAACATCGCGCTCGGCATCCGCTCCGAGCAGTTCGCGGATGCCTGTGGCCTGCCGCCGCTCGCCACGCGCAGCGCCGTCTCGGACGCCGCGTAG
- a CDS encoding alpha/beta fold hydrolase — protein sequence MGAFEADVVQDIRFARSADGVGIAYAVHGAGPPLLIDACWLSHLQFDWQSPVWRHFLEGLGRVATVIRYDERGHGLSDRGITDHSLKARVADLEAVADGAGFEKFALLAMAQGGPVALEYAARHPERLTRLIFYGSYAGAHAGASPEEIALDEAFEALIRVGWARPTAEFRRVFSSLMIPGGTEEQMRWIDDLQMMAVDAETAVIARAQRQNVDASDRMADIDLPTLVIHSRGDQMNQFHHARDLAAHIRGARLVALESDNHIVLEDEPAWPVFLDEVTRFLAPDRVSLSAPVSDDLSTVLSPRELDILRLAAEGYDNEAIASELVLSVRTVERHLQNAYAKLGLQGRAARTAAVARLLSH from the coding sequence GTGGGCGCCTTCGAAGCGGATGTCGTGCAGGACATCCGCTTCGCGCGCTCGGCGGACGGCGTCGGCATCGCCTACGCGGTGCACGGCGCGGGCCCACCGCTCCTCATCGACGCGTGCTGGCTGAGCCACCTGCAGTTCGACTGGCAGAGTCCCGTCTGGCGTCACTTCCTCGAGGGTCTGGGCCGTGTCGCGACGGTGATCCGTTACGACGAGCGCGGTCATGGACTGTCGGACCGGGGCATCACCGACCACAGTCTGAAAGCGCGGGTCGCCGACCTCGAGGCGGTCGCCGACGGTGCGGGGTTCGAGAAGTTCGCCCTTCTCGCGATGGCGCAGGGCGGTCCTGTGGCGCTCGAGTATGCCGCGCGGCATCCCGAACGCCTCACACGGCTGATCTTCTACGGGAGCTATGCCGGAGCCCATGCCGGGGCGTCGCCCGAAGAGATCGCGCTCGACGAGGCATTCGAAGCGCTGATCCGCGTGGGCTGGGCGCGGCCCACGGCGGAGTTCCGCCGGGTCTTCAGCAGCCTCATGATCCCCGGCGGCACGGAGGAGCAGATGCGCTGGATCGACGACCTCCAGATGATGGCGGTGGATGCCGAGACCGCCGTGATCGCGCGGGCGCAGCGCCAGAACGTCGATGCGAGCGACCGCATGGCGGACATCGACCTTCCGACCCTCGTCATCCACAGCCGCGGCGACCAGATGAACCAGTTCCACCACGCCCGCGACCTCGCAGCTCACATCCGCGGAGCACGACTCGTGGCGCTCGAGAGCGACAACCACATCGTCCTGGAGGATGAGCCGGCGTGGCCGGTCTTCCTCGACGAGGTGACACGATTCCTCGCGCCGGACCGCGTGAGCCTGAGTGCGCCGGTGTCCGACGACCTCAGCACCGTGCTCTCTCCGCGCGAACTCGACATCCTCCGGCTCGCGGCCGAGGGATACGACAACGAGGCCATCGCGTCCGAGCTCGTCCTGTCGGTCCGGACCGTGGAGCGGCATCTGCAGAACGCGTACGCGAAGCTCGGCCTCCAGGGTCGCGCCGCGCGCACGGCGGCAGTCGCCCGTCTGCTGTCCCACTGA
- a CDS encoding DUF2510 domain-containing protein codes for MSSTPPGWYDDGHGARRWWDGARWTEQTQTQTPDAVTDAASPVAPAGPDPVHQPEAPAAVYPLAAGGSVYPPAAGDPVFPTEPGGPVYPPEAGGPYGPGPYAESQPAQKRSKLWIVWVVIGVVVLGLVITAIVVIPMLLSSVFAAGGGIKPGNDDEQAAVDAVQLYDDAWSEVDCDKFFAATTESFRAQIGLAECDSFEGEAQGFSESTDEYEIAVTDISRDGGTITVATTETYLSLTDDENQPLATREPAEVHYEYYVVADGDHWAIDDAASD; via the coding sequence ATGAGCTCTACCCCGCCCGGCTGGTACGACGACGGACACGGTGCGCGCCGCTGGTGGGACGGGGCCCGCTGGACGGAGCAGACGCAGACGCAGACGCCCGACGCGGTGACGGATGCCGCGTCCCCCGTCGCGCCGGCCGGTCCCGACCCTGTGCACCAGCCCGAGGCGCCCGCCGCGGTCTACCCGCTCGCCGCGGGCGGTTCGGTGTATCCGCCCGCTGCGGGCGATCCCGTCTTTCCGACCGAGCCCGGCGGCCCGGTCTATCCGCCCGAGGCGGGCGGCCCCTACGGTCCGGGGCCGTACGCCGAGTCCCAGCCCGCGCAGAAGAGGTCCAAGCTCTGGATCGTGTGGGTCGTCATCGGCGTCGTCGTCCTGGGCCTCGTCATCACGGCGATCGTCGTCATCCCGATGCTGCTGTCGAGCGTCTTCGCCGCCGGCGGCGGCATCAAGCCGGGGAACGACGACGAGCAGGCCGCGGTCGACGCCGTGCAGCTGTACGACGACGCGTGGAGCGAGGTCGACTGCGACAAGTTCTTCGCCGCGACGACCGAGTCGTTCCGGGCGCAGATCGGGCTCGCCGAGTGCGATTCCTTCGAGGGTGAGGCGCAGGGCTTCAGCGAGTCCACCGACGAGTACGAGATCGCGGTCACCGACATCTCCCGCGACGGCGGAACGATCACCGTCGCCACGACCGAGACCTACCTGTCGCTCACCGACGACGAGAACCAGCCGCTCGCGACCCGGGAGCCCGCCGAGGTGCACTACGAGTACTACGTCGTGGCGGACGGGGATCACTGGGCCATCGACGACGCGGCGTCCGACTGA
- a CDS encoding isoprenylcysteine carboxylmethyltransferase family protein, with product MGHRRLRAWVGTIVFLFLAPGIVAGVIPWLLTGWTSAWPGGTPWIATAVAVVAIVGGIVVLLDAFVRFALADGTPAPPAPTAELVVVGPYRYVRNPMYLAVLAIIFGQALLFASVWTAMYAVIAFLAVLLFVKAYEEPTLEGEYGDRYREYRENVRGWIPRLRPWTRRD from the coding sequence ATGGGTCACCGGCGACTGCGCGCGTGGGTCGGCACGATCGTCTTCCTCTTCCTCGCGCCCGGAATCGTGGCCGGCGTGATCCCCTGGCTCCTCACGGGGTGGACGAGCGCCTGGCCGGGCGGAACACCGTGGATCGCGACAGCTGTCGCTGTCGTCGCCATCGTCGGCGGCATCGTCGTGCTGCTCGACGCGTTCGTCCGCTTCGCCCTTGCGGACGGCACTCCGGCGCCGCCCGCGCCGACCGCCGAGCTCGTCGTGGTGGGTCCGTACCGCTACGTCCGCAACCCGATGTACCTGGCCGTCCTTGCGATCATCTTCGGGCAGGCGCTGCTGTTCGCGAGCGTGTGGACCGCCATGTATGCCGTGATCGCGTTCCTCGCCGTGCTGCTGTTCGTGAAGGCGTACGAGGAGCCGACCCTGGAGGGTGAGTACGGCGACCGGTATCGCGAGTACCGCGAGAACGTCCGGGGCTGGATCCCTCGGCTCCGCCCCTGGACGCGCCGCGACTGA